Genomic DNA from Amycolatopsis alba DSM 44262:
CGCTCTTGCCCCGCTACGCCGGGGCGAGCCCGGACCTGCCTCCTGCACTGGCGCCTTTGCGGTCACCATCAACTTCCTCCGACCGTGAGGCTCCAAGCCCGCTAGCCCACCTGGGTGGCGAACCTTCTCCTCAGTTGAGGCTTCGTGGAGTCGAGACTATTCTCAGGAGAAAGTTCTTTTCAACTGACAAGAAAGTGATCACCCGATTGGGTGTCTCATCAGTGAAGACACGGCGGCTGTCATGGAGGCCTGGGGTGGCAGAGCAAGCGACGCGAACGCTCGCCGCGAAGCTGAACGACCTCTTCGCGACGAAGAAGCGACCGGACGGCAAGGAGTACAGCAACGAGCAGGTCGCCGAATTCATTGTCGCCGGCGGATACGCCAGGACGGCATCTCAGAGCTACATCTGGGGACTCCGTAACGGCACGAAGACCAATCCGACGAAGAGCTACCTGGAAGGGCTAGCCGCCTTCTTCGAGGTCCCTGTCGCGTACTTCTTCGATGACGACGAGTTGGTGCGGCAAGTCGACCAGCAACTGGAAGCGCTGAAGGCGGAGCGCGCCAGGATGGCCAGCCTGTCCGGTGACGAGGAGATTCAACTGCTGGCGATGCGCGCCGGCCAGCTGTCACCCGAACGCCTGAAGCTGGTGAAAGACATGCTCGAACTCGTCTACCAGCAAGAGCAAGCCGAGAGGCCCCCGCCACCCGATGGAGGGCTTCCAGGCGTCTAGAACGGACTGGCCATAGCGATTTCTGCGATGCTGCCTGAAGTCGCTGCTGCGAAGGGAGGGTGCGGGTGTCTGAACGGCGCATACGCCGACAATGCCGTGAGATGCTGAGCAAGCTCGATATTCGCCCACCCCTGGACGTGACCGAGCTATGCCGTCAGATGGGCGAGATCCGCGGCAAACCCATCCGCCTGATCGCCTACCCCATCCCCGTCCCCGGCCCTTTCGGCATGTGGATCTCCACCCGAGAAGCGGACTACATCCTCTTCCAGCAGGAAACGTCCAAACTGCACCAGGACCACATCGTCCTGCACGAACTCGGCCACATCCTCGGCGGCCATCAGTGGGCTCTCGACAGCGACGTCCTTCCCGACGGGCTCACAACGCCAGGAACACGATCGCTGAGCGAGCAGTACCCGGATATCGGCGACGACGCAGTGAAACGAGCGCTGCGGAGAACTGCCTACGACACCGACCACGAACGGGAGGCTGAGGCAGTCGCGACGATCATCCTCGAATGGGCATCCATCCTGAACATCGCGGCCCCTCGGCCCTCTGACGGCGCCGCGCGCGGCATGGACACCGCTCTCGGCGCCCGGATCGGCTGGCTATGAGCTGGCTCATCAGCGCCGCCCTGATCTGCTGTCTCCTCGGCGGTCTGGTCTGGAAGGGCTATCAGCTCAGCCGACAACCCTGGAACCTCCCTCTGCAAGGCATCGTCGGCTTCCTCGCCTTCGCGCTCATCGGGCGCATCCTGCGTGACGTCGTCGGCGACGCGTCGCTCGTGCGCGGGGGTCCGGTGTGGTCTGCCGTCGCATGGCACGCTCCCACGTCGGCCGCCGTTCTCTCTCTGCTGTTCTTCTTCGATGCTGCGACGCTGTCTCGACAGGTAGCCAAACGCCGCACTCGCCGCAACCTGATGGTGCTCGTCACCGCCGAACTCGTCATGATCGGTGCGGCGGCTTCGGCACCGGCGCCGCGGTCCGTTCCGCACATGTCGGTCATCTACTTCGCCGCCAACCTCTTCATGGGCTGCGCGCTCGCAGCATGCGCGGTCTCGGCACTGCGCTACGCCCGCCAGGCCGAACGGCGACTAAGCATGGGACTTCGCGTAGCGGCCGTCGGCTTCGTCATGGTCGCGGTGACCAGCGGGATATTCGCCGCGATCGACGTCGAGTACTGGTTCACCGGAACCCTGTTCATGGACATCATCGGCATGAACGGGACGCTGTCGTTCACCGGCATCGTCGCGATCGTCGTTGGCCTCCTCTATCCGGCGGCCCGCATGCGGCTGACCGCCATACGTATCTGGTGGCGTCAACGTCGCGCTTACCAAGCACTCGAGCCGTTGTGGACGGCGCTACACCATGCGTTCCCTGAAGACGAATTTCTCCGCGCCTCCACCACCCCGTGGGACTCCCTACGCGTATGGGACGTGCACCGGCGCTACTACCGTCGGATGATCGAATGCCGAGACGGACTCGTCCGAGTCAGCCCACGCGTAGCAGAACTCCGCGAAGACCATCCAGCCGACACACCGCTGTCAAACCTCATCGCCGAAGCGCTCCGGGGCTCCCCTGACGACCACGGCAAGCATCAGCGGGCCGTCCCTCTCGCAATCCCGGAGACCAGCTCAACGCGCGACGAGGTCGACGAACTCGTAGCGCTCTCACGTGCCTTTGCTGCCAGAGACTTAGCCACCTCAGGGAGGGCCGCGTGACCCATCACGCGATCATCGTCGGCGGCGGCATCGCGGGATCCGCAGCTGCCCTAGCTCTGCGCAAAGCCGGGATCACAGCCGAAGTCTATGAAGCTCGGCACGACGGAGGCGACTACAGCGGAGCCGCACTTCGCCTTCCACGCAACGGTCTCAACGCCCTGCGCGCCATCGACGCACACGACATCGTCACCGACATCTCCTACCCGGTCGCCAACACCGAGCTCAGCTCAGGAACCGGCCGCCACCTCGGCACGGTCTCCTTCGCGGGTAACGGACACAACGACGTCCCCCGCACGATGCCCCGCGCTCGCCTCGCCCGCGTCTTGCGCTCCACGGCCGCCGACCGCGGAGCGGCCGTCACCATGAACAAGCGCCTGATAGCCGCAACTAGCCGCTACGGCACCGTAATAGCAACCTTCGACGACGGCTCCACAGCCGAAGGCACCGTGCTCATCGGCGCAGACGGACTCAACTCCACAACCCGCCGGCTGACCTTTCCCTCCGCACCAGAACCCCACTACGCCGGAACCCACCTCGTCTACGGCTACGCCCCCGCGAGCACCGCCGCTCCTCCGTCGCCGGACGCCTTTCACATCTGCTGGGGGCGGAAGGCAACGTTCGGCTATACGACCGCCGGCGGCGACATCTACTGGTATGCCAACATCGCCTCGCCAGAGGCACTATCTGCGCAGGAACCCCGCGACACCGAAACCTGGCGTAAACGCCTCGTGAAGCTCTTTCGGCGCGACCGTACGCCAGCCGTGGACATCATCCGAGCGGCGACCGTCATCCTGCCCTCCAACACACGCACCCTCGACACCCTGCCGACATGGCGCACGGAGCAAGTCATCCTCATCGGTGACGCAGCCCACGCCGTCCCCCCAGCTACAGAGCAAGGCGCCGCGTTAGCCCTCGAAGACGCAGTTGTTCTAGCCCAACAACTTCGCTGCAACGAAGAGGCAGCGACGGCACTCGAAGCCTTCGAGGCCGTACGACGTGAAAGAGTCATTCGAGCTGGGGCTAGCCGCCGCAGCCGCACGACACACCGACGCGGCACGCCGCGGTGGATCGAACAGCGAAGCCGCGATCGCAGAATTGCTCAAGCAGCTCAAAGCGGCGCCATGGACCCACCAGCGTGGTTACACGAGCACCAAATCGTTTGGGACTAAGCAGCTTTCAGCCGCTACTACCTGTTCTACTTCTATTGCTGCAATCCTATGGGGTTCGACCGAACTCGGCGTAGTACGTCGAACCGTCAAGAAGTGCTCGATGCGCCAGGCTAACTCGCCGAGCCATTGATGGGCGAAGGTGTTGTTTGGCAGCGTCAACGTGGAGGAACTCAAGGCGACTGACCTCGTTGGCCGCCGGTCGAATCGCCTCGATCTGCTCGACTCCGAGTACGCCACCGTCAAAGATGAACTGGACGCTGTCACGCCACACGCCGTGAGTTGGCATCCAGTCAATGAGTAACAGTCGGCCAATCTGCAAGTCGACCCCAAGTTCCTCCCGAACCTCGCGGTAGCAAGCGGCTAGCGGCGATTCCTCGTCCTCGGTCAAGCCTCCCGGTATGTCCAGAAACGGCTTGTAGGTCGGTGATATGAAGAGGATCCGACCCGAATCGTCACGGATGAGCACACCTGCTGCAACGTTCTTTCGTGGCAGCCGCTCGGCGATTCCCACGTTGAACTCGGGCTCTGGATCGCCCTCGTCCTTCAAGTCGTGCTGGAAGACTGTGCGATCACCGCAGTGGTTGGGCTGCTCATGCGTCAAGGTGCCTCACTTGGTAGGAGCGTGACCACCGTCTCTGTCAACTCGCGTACAGGCCGCAGCTGCCGGTGCCCTTCAAGCTGGCTGAGCAGGTCGCGGACGATGTGATGCGAGCGCTTCGAGTTGGCGGCCGCAGCGGCTTTAGCCGCCATCGTGCCATAGTGAACACATCGCTCCACATCCTGTTCGAGCAGGGCAGCCTTGGCGCGTTGCCCAGCCGCGAAAACCTCGCGACGCACCTGCCCCTGGGCCCTGTCCGCCAGGAGCTGCAGGTACGGTTCCGCCGCGCGAACATCTCCTAGATCGAGCCATGCCGAGCTGGCGAAGCTCGCGAACACCGCGTCATCCCAGTGTGCAATCCAGTAGGGCGTCTCATCTGCCGAACCGTGATGGTCGTACGACTTCTCACCTCGGCGTAAGGCCTCAGTGCTACCCCTGTGATCGCCAAGGGCCGCGGATGCAGTTGCTTCGAGCATGGCTGCTTCGGTCTTCACTGCCGCGACGGAGCTAGACGAAGCAGTCTCCTGTGCAGCTCGAGCAAGCGCCAACGCCTGGTCAGGTCGATCAAGGTACAACGCCTGATGGCTCATGGTGGCGAAAACGAACGATCCGTACGCAGGGTTACCCGCTTCTTTGGCAAGCCGGAGAGAGTGGACAAAATAGTGCTGCGCCAGGCGGTGAAACTGAGAATCATAAGCCATGTATCCGATAACCTCGGCCAATACTGCCGAAGCCTGGAATAGCTCACGACGCACCGAATCAGATGCAGGCCTCCGGAGGGTCGGCAATACACGGCTCGTTAGATATTTCACAGCTAGCCCGCGGCAGTAGTCTCCACCAAACTGGCGATCGAGGCGATCGAGCGCAGTAGTCGTCGCTTTAATCTCGTCGATGTCGCGCACACTTGTCGGGGCTCCGGTCGTCGGCATATCGAAATGCTCCACACCGAAACGCCAAGCACGGACGGCCTGCGCGGGCAGTCGCCCCTCAAAGACACGCATACCGGGCTTCGTGTCCGCCCCGTTGTCAACGAGAGCCACTGCTTCCAAGGCACTTAACGCATCATCAAGCGACGGGGTGTAGCGGGGCGACGTCGTCAGCTCTAATGACCGAGCCCGCCGGGACGGCGAGAGCAAGACCTCCAACTCGGCCAGGCTCACTTTGAGCACCTGAGCAATGCGCGGCCGCCGGTACGGCTGCGGAGTCAACTCGCCCCGTTCCCAACGCCCGACGGTAGAGAACTCCACCCCCACCGCTCTACCGAAGCTCTCTTGGGTGTAGCCCATCTGCTCGCGCCGGTCAGCGAAGGCAACTCGCCGCTCCCCCATGAACATCACCTCACCCGTCGGTCACCGTCACAATAGCCAGCTATCCGTCAAGTCTGATCACCCACTCAATGAGCTGCACCCGTTCGGACTACAAACCCGAAATGAGTCGTTTGCGCAGGTCAGACCTAGTGGCGCCTCATAGCCGCCTCATTGCCGCTTCATTGCCGCTCTGGCTGCCGCTTGATCACCGAGCGTTCACTAGCTTCCCTGCAATCCGGACGGGCCGCGCGCCGCGCGGGATGGACGCGCGGCGTCTGAGGATGTGGGGGTATCGCTTTCCAGCCTCACAGCGGGTGCACCCACAGCGGCCCGTCTGACGCCCGGAGTCAGTCGCAGGCGTGCGTATAGCGCTGGCGTCCGCCCGCCGTTACCGAGGAGTCGTCCCATGCCCCACCCGCTCGATGCCGTCACTACGGCTCAGCTTCACACTGTCAGCGGCGTCGACTATGCCGACGTGTTCACCGCCGCTGCCGCGTGGTTCGCCGCGCCGGCCCAAGCCGACGTGGCGATATGGAGCCTTGAGCTCGACCAACAAGGTCGGTTGTATATCGAGTCCGACGAACGTCTCTATCTCGAAATCTATTATCAGCGCTTTGACAAACCGCGTCTCCTACGGGGGGCGCATTGAACTGGGCGGCAAGCACGCCGGTTCTGCTTTCCCGTCCGCCAAGCACGGCAGCGCTCCAGACTTCGGGCAGGTCAGCGTGGGCAACGATCTATGAACGCCGCATTGACGCCACGTAGCCGCTCTGGACCGGGACCTGTTACAGACGTTTAGCTAATTATCGCCTACGGACCGCTGCTACACCGGTACGTACCGGCTGTACACCGTGAGACTTAACGAGAACGCTTGACCAACTGCGCGGCTGACAATCCGACGCAGCAAACCAAATAGGGACTCGCTGACTATTGGAGTAGTTATGCTCTTCCAGCGATTCGTGGCGCCACGCGCGTCACGATACCCAAAGACTCAGCTCGCTGTGCCGTGTTTGTTCGTGCAGCCGGTGTGTCGACGGGAATGGAGTAGGGACACCGCGCGAGGTGGTGGCGCATGACGAACACCGGACCCTGGTCCATCGCGTGCCGTGACGTGACCGGCCGTGAAGGGACGCTGTGTGTTGCCGTGCGCGACTCGGAAGTCGTGGTCGTGGCTCCCCCAGGAGAGAGCTTGATCCTCGACTACGGGGCCGCCGCGAAGTTCCGCTCTGCCGTTATGAAAGCTGCCGAGGTAGCGGCCACACCCGTGTCGACCACATCTGGCGCTGTCACGACCACGGACACGGCGAGCACGGCGGAGCAGAACCTCGGTGGGCTTCCCCAACCGCCGTGGGGCCGCTCTGCTCTGTCGCCATGTCGCGGCGGGACCATGACCCCGATATCTGGTCCCGCCGCGATCCCCGCCTCCAGGGGTGAGGGCGCATGATCCCCTTGTGCATCACGGCGAGCGCCGCGCTGACGTTCATCTGTTGCATGCTGCGTATGGTGTGGCGGCGACGGCAGCAAGCCGAGTCCGCCTATGCAGGTTCGCATCGCCGCGCGCCGCGCCAGCCCCCCAACCGAGTCCTGCGGTACGCGATCGCGACCGCCGGGACCCACGGCCTCGGCTTGATCAGGAAGGCCGAGGGCCCATGAGGCGGCCATGTCACACCGTGCCCGCCGCCGCCTTGCTTCGTCGGCTGGGTTGGCAGCACCGCAGGGTCGACTGCCGCGACGGCGACGGCCATCGGTCCGCGCTGCACCTACGGCGGCGTACTTCCGCGGACGTCGAGATCGAGCTGCCGGGCGGGCGACTCGCCCGGTTGACCAACGTCGAGGCCGGGCAGCTCCGTGCGGCACTGCGCGATGTCCTGCTCGCGGATCAACCGTCGCACCGAGCGGGGGCCATCTAGCCAGACCTCGCGGGCCAGGTCGGCTTTCCCGTGGTGCCTTATCGGCTGAGCACGTCCGCGACACCGACTGCGGCCGGGCGGGAGTGGTTACTCGACGCCTCCCGTTCGGCCGCGCCCAACGCCCAACTCTTTCGAGGAGGAACGAATCATGACCGCCGTCATCGACGCCCCACCCGCCCAGCCCGAGCAGCAACCAGGCCAACGGGTGCGGAATTACCGCGACGTATTCGCGTGGCCAACCACGATCGACAGTGTCTCCGGCGACGTCTACCTCCAGCTCGGTGCCACGGTCGACGCGCTCATCATGCGCGCCGGGTCCGGCGCGGAGGTCAACAACTTCCTTGCGCGGCACATGTTGCGTGTGCCCATCATCGTGGTTCCAGGCGATCCCAATGACTGGATTTTCCTTACCCAGCCGCGCACGACCATGCGCATGTCGTCGTGGGGTGATCTGGTGCGCACGCAGATCGGCTGGAAACGGCGCCGTGACACTGTTCTGCTTCCCGCGTCGGACAACGTGAAGGAGGGCGTCCGGTGGCTTGAGCGGCCACAACCACACATGACCCTTCCGCCGTGGACCACAGTGGCCGACGCTGCCCGCTGGGCGTCCTCACCTTGCGGGACGTGGTGATGGTGCCGATCGGCTCGCCTGCTCACCGGCACCCGCGGCACGCCATTGTGATCGCCTCCGGAGGCCTGGACTCCACTGTGCTGGCGTACTGGCTAGCCCAGCGCGGAGCAGAGCTGACGCTCTTGTCCTTCGATTATGGTCAACGGCACCGGGTCGAACTGGAGCACGCGGCTGAGATCGCGCGACTGCTTGACTGTCCACACGAGATCGTTGACCTGGCGATGCTTGGCCGGCTGCTGGCTGGTTCCGCGCTGACCGACGCCGACGTGCAGGTGCCTGACGGCCACTACACCGACGAGTCGATGCGGGCGACGATCGTCCCGAACCGCAACGCGATCATGCTCGACATCGCGGTCTCGCTGGCCGTTGTCCGCAACGCCGACGTGGTCGCGTTCGGCGCACACGCCGGTGACCACACCGTCTACCCGGACTGCCGCCCGGAGTTCGTCAAGCGGTACGCCTGGTCTGCCCGCGTCGCCAACGACGGACTTCTGGACGACGATTTCGAGATTCTCGCCCCGTTTATCACCCAAAGCAAGACCGACATCGTCCGGATCGGCGCGGCATTCCGCGTGCCGTTCGAGAAAACGTGGTCGTGCTACCGGGGCGGAACGACGCACTGCGGCACGTGCGGGACCTGCACCGAACGCAAGGAGGCGTTCCAGCAGAACGGCATCCCGGACCCCACCACCTACGGCAGCGCGTGAGGAGATGACGACGATGGCGGACGCGGAGTTCGGATCACCGGCAGGGCCTGGGCGGGGCCGTCGTTCCCGGCGCCACAGCTCGCGCGTGTCGGGTAGCGAGCCGGTACAGCGTGGCGAGGGGATCGTTCCTGCCGCCCAAGCACCCAGCACGGTAGCGCACCCGGACGCAACCGCGCCAGCATCCCCGGCTGCCGGGCCGCAATCGCACTCACTGATGCCGCTGCTGTCCGAGCCGCGTCTGCGCCGCGCGTTACGTCAGTGCGGCAGGCGGGCCTCCACCCCCGGTGCCGACGGCATGACCTGGGGGCGACTACGCAGCGAGGCCCACGTGATGCTGCCGCAACTGGCCCTCGAGCTCGCCGAGGGCACCTGGCGGCCCGAACCGGTCCGGGAGGTGCAGCTGCCCACCTATACCGGCAAACAGATGCACACCTTCATCCCCACTGTACGGGACCGTCTGGTGCACCGCGCGCTGCGCATCGCGTTGGAGCCGGTGCTGGAAGCGAGCGCCTTCCGCGACTGGGTCTCGGGATTCCGCCCACGCCGAAATCGCATCACCGCGTTGCGGCAGGCCGCCGTGCATCATCAGGCAGGCTTCCGTTGGATCGCCGATCTCGATGTCGCGTCGGTGTCCGAGGGCGCGACGATCGACGAGGTCATCGACTGGCATGCCGAGCACATCCACGACGGCACTTTCCTGGCCCGCTTGCGTACGGCGCTCGCCGCGATGCCGAGTCCGATCGCGGCGGGCTCAGGTCTGGCGCCCCTGCTGATCAACCTTCGTTTGTCCCAAGTGGACACACAACTTCCGCAGCTTCGGGTCGTCCGTTTCGCCGACAACTATGCCGCTTTTGCCCCGACCTGTGAGGAAGCGCACGGGGCCTTCGACACCATTAGCGACGCGCTCCTGCGGCTTCGGTTACGTCCCAACGAGCGCAAGAGCCGCATCAGGAATGACGCCAATGTCGAAGACCTGTTCCTGATCGGCGGCTGAGACATGCATCTGGAATGGATCAAGGTCACCGGCGGGATCTGCGCATACGGGGACACCGGGCGCCCGGTCAAGGTCCCGACCCTGTTGTGGACGCGTACCCCGCTCGCCTACGGGCACCTGCCGAGCGACCAGGCTGGTCTCGGGGGGCGGTATCCCGTCACCGAGATCAGTCACGCCGAGGCGATCCAGATCGCCGGTCGCCTGGGCGGCCGGTTGCCGTGCTCGGTGGAGTGGGAGTGGATGGCTGCCGGAGCCGGGCGCCGACGCTGGCCGTGGGGTGCCGCACCCTGGCAACCGGCGTTCGCGAACCTGCGGGACTCCCTGCACGACACGGTCACCCCGGTCGACACTCATCCCGCCGGAGCCACACCCGAAGGCATTCTCGACGTCGCGGGCAACGTCTGGGAATGGACCGCCAGCACCGCGATGAGCGACGGCGTCGTCATCCGAGGCGGCTCCTTCGCCTCGTCGCCGTTGTACGCGCAATGCACGTTCCTCAACGCCGCCCCCGGCGAGTTGCGCTCGCGCGGTATCGGCATGCGGGTGGTGCGCGAGCTATGACTCTCCAGCCACCCACTACTCGTGTCCTCGCACCCAACCATGGACTGATCATCCTCAACTGTTCACGGCGCAAGATCGTCACCGCCGCGCCGGTCGTGGCGCTCGACCTCTACCAGGGCGGATGCGTCCCTAGCGCGCGAGAACATTTCGCCGCGGATCCCGCTCGCCGAGCTCGGATCCGGATCCTGTCCGGCGCCCACGGCCTGCTGCGACCTGAGACCCCGATCAGCACCTACGACCACCGGCTCACGACCCGAGCCGAAGCCGCACGCCTGCACAAGCGGACGGTCGCCGCGCAACTGGACGCCGAACTCGCCGACGCACCATCGCTGCAGCACGTGCTGATCCTGGTCGAGCCTCTGTACCTGCACGCTCTCCAACGCGTGTTCGACCATCCCGCCCTGTTCGGGCAGATCACGATCATCCCGGATACG
This window encodes:
- a CDS encoding FAD-dependent monooxygenase yields the protein MTHHAIIVGGGIAGSAAALALRKAGITAEVYEARHDGGDYSGAALRLPRNGLNALRAIDAHDIVTDISYPVANTELSSGTGRHLGTVSFAGNGHNDVPRTMPRARLARVLRSTAADRGAAVTMNKRLIAATSRYGTVIATFDDGSTAEGTVLIGADGLNSTTRRLTFPSAPEPHYAGTHLVYGYAPASTAAPPSPDAFHICWGRKATFGYTTAGGDIYWYANIASPEALSAQEPRDTETWRKRLVKLFRRDRTPAVDIIRAATVILPSNTRTLDTLPTWRTEQVILIGDAAHAVPPATEQGAALALEDAVVLAQQLRCNEEAATALEAFEAVRRERVIRAGASRRSRTTHRRGTPRWIEQRSRDRRIAQAAQSGAMDPPAWLHEHQIVWD
- a CDS encoding reverse transcriptase domain-containing protein, with product MPLLSEPRLRRALRQCGRRASTPGADGMTWGRLRSEAHVMLPQLALELAEGTWRPEPVREVQLPTYTGKQMHTFIPTVRDRLVHRALRIALEPVLEASAFRDWVSGFRPRRNRITALRQAAVHHQAGFRWIADLDVASVSEGATIDEVIDWHAEHIHDGTFLARLRTALAAMPSPIAAGSGLAPLLINLRLSQVDTQLPQLRVVRFADNYAAFAPTCEEAHGAFDTISDALLRLRLRPNERKSRIRNDANVEDLFLIGG
- a CDS encoding MAB_1171c family putative transporter, encoding MSWLISAALICCLLGGLVWKGYQLSRQPWNLPLQGIVGFLAFALIGRILRDVVGDASLVRGGPVWSAVAWHAPTSAAVLSLLFFFDAATLSRQVAKRRTRRNLMVLVTAELVMIGAAASAPAPRSVPHMSVIYFAANLFMGCALAACAVSALRYARQAERRLSMGLRVAAVGFVMVAVTSGIFAAIDVEYWFTGTLFMDIIGMNGTLSFTGIVAIVVGLLYPAARMRLTAIRIWWRQRRAYQALEPLWTALHHAFPEDEFLRASTTPWDSLRVWDVHRRYYRRMIECRDGLVRVSPRVAELREDHPADTPLSNLIAEALRGSPDDHGKHQRAVPLAIPETSSTRDEVDELVALSRAFAARDLATSGRAA
- a CDS encoding helix-turn-helix domain-containing protein translates to MGERRVAFADRREQMGYTQESFGRAVGVEFSTVGRWERGELTPQPYRRPRIAQVLKVSLAELEVLLSPSRRARSLELTTSPRYTPSLDDALSALEAVALVDNGADTKPGMRVFEGRLPAQAVRAWRFGVEHFDMPTTGAPTSVRDIDEIKATTTALDRLDRQFGGDYCRGLAVKYLTSRVLPTLRRPASDSVRRELFQASAVLAEVIGYMAYDSQFHRLAQHYFVHSLRLAKEAGNPAYGSFVFATMSHQALYLDRPDQALALARAAQETASSSSVAAVKTEAAMLEATASAALGDHRGSTEALRRGEKSYDHHGSADETPYWIAHWDDAVFASFASSAWLDLGDVRAAEPYLQLLADRAQGQVRREVFAAGQRAKAALLEQDVERCVHYGTMAAKAAAAANSKRSHHIVRDLLSQLEGHRQLRPVRELTETVVTLLPSEAP
- a CDS encoding formylglycine-generating enzyme family protein is translated as MHLEWIKVTGGICAYGDTGRPVKVPTLLWTRTPLAYGHLPSDQAGLGGRYPVTEISHAEAIQIAGRLGGRLPCSVEWEWMAAGAGRRRWPWGAAPWQPAFANLRDSLHDTVTPVDTHPAGATPEGILDVAGNVWEWTASTAMSDGVVIRGGSFASSPLYAQCTFLNAAPGELRSRGIGMRVVREL
- a CDS encoding DUF6884 domain-containing protein encodes the protein MTLQPPTTRVLAPNHGLIILNCSRRKIVTAAPVVALDLYQGGCVPSAREHFAADPARRARIRILSGAHGLLRPETPISTYDHRLTTRAEAARLHKRTVAAQLDAELADAPSLQHVLILVEPLYLHALQRVFDHPALFGQITIIPDTRAWHDALPHLRDWGWA
- a CDS encoding NUDIX domain-containing protein; amino-acid sequence: MTHEQPNHCGDRTVFQHDLKDEGDPEPEFNVGIAERLPRKNVAAGVLIRDDSGRILFISPTYKPFLDIPGGLTEDEESPLAACYREVREELGVDLQIGRLLLIDWMPTHGVWRDSVQFIFDGGVLGVEQIEAIRPAANEVSRLEFLHVDAAKQHLRPSMARRVSLAHRALLDGSTYYAEFGRTP
- the queC gene encoding 7-cyano-7-deazaguanine synthase QueC gives rise to the protein MVPIGSPAHRHPRHAIVIASGGLDSTVLAYWLAQRGAELTLLSFDYGQRHRVELEHAAEIARLLDCPHEIVDLAMLGRLLAGSALTDADVQVPDGHYTDESMRATIVPNRNAIMLDIAVSLAVVRNADVVAFGAHAGDHTVYPDCRPEFVKRYAWSARVANDGLLDDDFEILAPFITQSKTDIVRIGAAFRVPFEKTWSCYRGGTTHCGTCGTCTERKEAFQQNGIPDPTTYGSA